One genomic region from Buteo buteo chromosome 12, bButBut1.hap1.1, whole genome shotgun sequence encodes:
- the LOC142037675 gene encoding erythropoietin-like, which translates to MGDLGTRGGQRRLRPPCDLPEAVAVPDPGVNFNDWQRMDAGARAREVGGGQAVLVAAVLRARELLPDPRLRPTLDRAYSAARSLARLLRGVPTPDPPRADPPPRLRVRTLSRLLGVHSSFLRGKVRLFLADACRR; encoded by the exons ATGGGGGACTTGGGGACGCGGGGGggccagc GCCGGCTGCGGCCCCCCTGTGACCTGCCCGAGGCGGTGGCCGTCCCCGACCCTGGCGTCAACTTCAACGACTGGCAGCGGATGGAC GCGGGGGCGCGGGCGCgcgaggtggggggggggcaggcggtGCTGGTGGCCGCCGTCCTGCGGGCGCGGGAGCTGCTGCCGGACCCCCGCCTGCGCCCCACCCTCGACCGGGCCTACAGCGCGGCCCGCAGCCTGGCCCGCCTGCTGCGGGGGGTCCCCACCCCG gaccccccccgagcggaccccccccccaggttgcGGGTGCGGACCCTGTCCCGGCTGCTGGGGGTGCACAGCAGCTTCCTCCGCGGGAAGGTCCGGCTCTTCCTCGCCGACGCCTGTCGCCGATGA